Proteins from a genomic interval of Blastocatellia bacterium:
- the cofG gene encoding 7,8-didemethyl-8-hydroxy-5-deazariboflavin synthase CofG: MQVLSQTLTMPFTEALAAAREGEITRDRASVLLRAGDGEAYDSLLAAAAQMRDEIKGRRVTYSKKVFIPLTNLCRDYCGYCTFRKDPHQPGAHTMTPDEVIAVAEAGARLGCKEALFSLGDRPEALFPEMRETLARLGHRTTLGYLAAMCERVLTETGLLPHANPGLMGRKDLERLREFNASMGLMLETTSARLTGAGFAHDRAPDKRPALRLKTIAEAGRLRIPFTTGILIGIGETLDERIDALFAIRELQDRYGHIQEVIVQNFRAKPDIPMRLHKEPSADDHARTLAVARLILRDMNVQAPPNLSDEKYPSLLKAGLNDWGGISPLTIDFINPEKPWPHIAELASRTAQSGYELTERLSVYPEYIDRDEYLDARLAPRVRALADAEGYARASTSR; the protein is encoded by the coding sequence ATGCAAGTGCTTTCTCAAACGTTGACCATGCCGTTTACCGAAGCGCTGGCCGCGGCGCGCGAAGGCGAGATCACGCGAGATCGGGCCAGCGTGTTGCTCCGCGCCGGTGACGGCGAAGCGTACGATTCGTTGCTTGCGGCGGCGGCGCAGATGCGCGATGAGATCAAAGGCCGCCGCGTCACCTACTCGAAGAAAGTCTTCATCCCGCTGACCAACCTCTGCCGCGATTACTGCGGCTACTGCACGTTTCGCAAAGACCCGCATCAACCGGGAGCGCACACCATGACACCCGATGAAGTGATCGCCGTGGCAGAAGCCGGCGCGCGGCTCGGATGCAAAGAGGCGCTCTTCAGTCTCGGCGACCGTCCCGAAGCCCTCTTCCCGGAGATGCGCGAGACATTGGCGCGGCTCGGCCATCGCACGACGCTCGGTTATCTGGCCGCGATGTGCGAGCGCGTGCTAACAGAAACCGGCCTCTTACCGCATGCCAACCCCGGCTTGATGGGGCGGAAGGATTTAGAGCGCCTGCGCGAGTTCAATGCCAGCATGGGGTTGATGCTCGAAACCACCAGCGCGCGCTTGACCGGCGCGGGCTTCGCGCACGACCGCGCGCCCGACAAGCGACCGGCGCTGCGATTGAAGACGATTGCCGAAGCCGGGCGGCTGCGCATCCCGTTCACCACAGGCATTCTCATCGGCATCGGCGAAACCCTCGACGAGCGCATCGATGCGCTCTTCGCGATTCGGGAATTACAAGACCGCTACGGCCACATACAGGAAGTCATCGTGCAGAACTTTCGCGCCAAGCCGGACATCCCCATGCGCTTGCATAAGGAGCCGAGCGCCGATGATCACGCCCGCACGCTCGCCGTGGCGCGCTTGATCTTGCGCGACATGAACGTGCAGGCGCCGCCCAACCTGTCGGACGAAAAGTATCCTTCGTTACTGAAGGCCGGCTTGAACGACTGGGGCGGCATTTCGCCGCTGACCATCGATTTCATCAATCCCGAAAAGCCGTGGCCGCACATCGCCGAGCTTGCATCACGCACCGCGCAGAGCGGCTACGAGCTGACCGAGCGCCTGAGCGTCTACCCCGAATACATTGATCGTGACGAATATCTGGATGCGCGCCTCGCGCCGCGCGTCCGCGCTCTGGCCGACGCCGAAGGCTATGCCCGGGCAAGCACGAGCCGCTGA
- a CDS encoding LLM class F420-dependent oxidoreductase produces MTKRIRFGVQTAPQHVTYEALREAWRLIDSAGYDTAWLFDHFFPILSDPSGPCYEGWTMLAALAGETSLAQIGILVTGNTYRHPAVLAKMGATVDHTSGGRLIMGIGAGWFEMEHAAYGIPFYTTAERIRRVDEACEVIKRLWSERQATFAGKYYQLVEAYCEPKPLQQPRPPLMIGGSGEQLMLRVIAKHADIWNTFGSPELFRHKLGVLQEHCAATGRNLDEIEVSWAGMTFITDSEEEKQTMIARGAAMFGAPIEAIAPGLLIGSPAEVRDRIHQFVEVGVTHFILIPHTPADHATIRRFAEEVMPAFRS; encoded by the coding sequence ATGACGAAACGAATCCGGTTCGGGGTACAGACAGCGCCGCAGCATGTCACCTACGAGGCGCTGCGCGAAGCGTGGCGATTGATTGACAGCGCCGGCTATGACACGGCCTGGCTCTTCGATCACTTCTTTCCGATCTTGAGCGACCCGTCGGGGCCATGCTACGAAGGCTGGACGATGCTTGCGGCGCTGGCCGGCGAGACTTCGCTCGCGCAGATCGGCATCCTGGTCACCGGCAACACCTATCGCCACCCGGCGGTGCTTGCCAAGATGGGCGCGACCGTAGATCACACGAGCGGCGGGCGGTTGATTATGGGCATCGGCGCCGGCTGGTTCGAGATGGAGCATGCGGCTTACGGCATCCCTTTCTACACGACCGCCGAGCGCATTCGCCGCGTTGACGAAGCCTGCGAGGTCATTAAGCGATTGTGGAGCGAACGGCAGGCGACGTTTGCCGGCAAGTATTATCAACTGGTCGAAGCGTACTGCGAGCCGAAGCCTTTGCAGCAGCCGCGCCCGCCGCTGATGATCGGCGGCTCGGGCGAACAGTTGATGCTGCGAGTCATCGCCAAGCACGCAGACATCTGGAACACCTTCGGCTCGCCGGAACTCTTTCGTCATAAGCTCGGCGTGCTGCAAGAGCATTGCGCGGCCACGGGGCGCAACCTTGATGAGATCGAAGTGTCATGGGCCGGCATGACCTTCATCACCGATTCCGAAGAAGAGAAGCAGACGATGATCGCGCGCGGCGCGGCGATGTTCGGCGCGCCGATTGAAGCCATCGCGCCGGGCCTGCTGATCGGCTCGCCGGCGGAGGTGCGTGACCGCATCCATCAATTCGTCGAAGTCGGCGTCACGCATTTCATCCTCATCCCGCACACGCCGGCGGATCACGCGACGATACGCCGCTTTGCCGAAGAAGTCATGCCGGCATTCCGCAGTTGA
- a CDS encoding TIGR03668 family PPOX class F420-dependent oxidoreductase, whose product MALVIDQQLGKFIRGHRVARLATVDGDGRPAVIPICYVFDDHHFYSPLDEKPKQVAPRQLKRVRNIESNPHVALVIDDYADDWSKLAYVLVTGLAAIMQPGSDEHARAVRMLRDKYPQYRAMAIDERPMIKISPARMKHWKSEQGAREEERQ is encoded by the coding sequence ATGGCCTTGGTGATCGATCAGCAGCTTGGCAAATTCATCCGTGGCCATCGCGTCGCGCGGCTGGCGACGGTGGACGGAGATGGCCGCCCGGCGGTCATTCCCATCTGCTACGTCTTCGATGATCATCATTTCTACTCGCCGCTTGACGAAAAGCCGAAGCAGGTCGCGCCGCGCCAGTTGAAGCGCGTCCGCAACATCGAAAGCAACCCGCACGTCGCCCTGGTCATTGACGATTATGCGGACGACTGGAGTAAGCTTGCATATGTGCTGGTCACCGGGCTTGCAGCGATCATGCAGCCGGGGAGTGACGAGCACGCCCGCGCCGTCCGCATGCTGCGCGACAAGTATCCGCAGTATCGCGCCATGGCGATTGACGAGCGCCCGATGATCAAGATCAGCCCGGCGCGCATGAAGCACTGGAAGTCAGAACAAGGAGCGAGAGAAGAGGAAAGACAATGA
- a CDS encoding glycosyltransferase family 2 protein encodes MRSVSVIIPTWNGRGLLAEFLPSVLAAINGYRDRHGAKAELLVVDDASTDDTRDWLAANYGGQSSLRVVALTENLGFLRAVNRGFSEARHDVVFLLNNDVRVEADAIAPLVSHFDDGRVFAVCSKAYRLGTGFLDGAGKLGLFERGFWRVFLNYDILPTRLPQVASPFYSFFASGGYVAYDAAKLAALGGFCGLLAPNYWEDVEICYRAWKRGWTVAYEPASVVHHVSSATLGDARQRHVRLISERNRLLMTWINLHDPAWFAAHLAWLGLKLLGAALSLDSIYWQAFWQALGERRAVRELRRQERAAAARTDRELAAIFTALAASEWVAVMRNVKDYDQYLQLRRALENGST; translated from the coding sequence ATGCGCAGCGTCAGCGTGATTATCCCGACCTGGAATGGCCGCGGGCTGCTCGCGGAGTTCCTGCCCTCCGTCCTGGCCGCCATCAACGGGTACCGCGACCGGCACGGTGCCAAGGCTGAATTGCTGGTCGTGGATGACGCCAGCACAGATGACACGCGTGATTGGCTTGCGGCGAATTATGGCGGCCAATCTTCGCTGCGCGTTGTGGCACTGACAGAGAATCTCGGCTTCCTGCGCGCTGTCAACCGCGGCTTTTCCGAAGCGCGCCATGACGTCGTCTTCCTGCTCAACAACGACGTGCGCGTCGAGGCCGACGCCATCGCCCCGCTGGTCAGCCACTTCGATGACGGGCGCGTCTTTGCCGTGTGTAGCAAAGCTTACCGTCTGGGCACGGGCTTTCTGGACGGCGCCGGCAAGCTCGGCTTATTCGAGCGCGGTTTCTGGCGCGTCTTTCTCAACTACGACATTCTGCCGACGCGGCTGCCGCAAGTCGCGTCGCCCTTCTATTCTTTTTTTGCGAGCGGCGGCTATGTCGCTTATGATGCGGCCAAGCTCGCGGCGCTCGGCGGCTTCTGCGGATTGCTGGCGCCCAATTACTGGGAAGACGTTGAAATCTGTTATCGCGCCTGGAAGCGCGGCTGGACGGTCGCGTACGAGCCGGCAAGCGTCGTCCATCACGTCAGCAGCGCGACCCTCGGCGACGCGCGGCAGCGCCACGTCCGGTTGATTAGCGAGCGCAATCGCTTGCTGATGACCTGGATCAACCTGCACGATCCGGCGTGGTTTGCCGCGCATCTGGCGTGGCTCGGGCTGAAGCTGCTGGGCGCGGCTCTCAGTCTCGACAGCATCTACTGGCAAGCGTTCTGGCAAGCTCTCGGAGAGCGGCGCGCTGTCCGAGAGCTACGCCGGCAAGAAAGAGCGGCGGCGGCGCGCACAGACCGCGAGCTTGCGGCCATCTTCACGGCGCTGGCCGCAAGCGAATGGGTTGCGGTCATGCGCAACGTCAAAGATTACGATCAGTATTTGCAACTGCGGCGCGCATTGGAAAACGGCTCGACCTGA
- a CDS encoding LLM class F420-dependent oxidoreductase, whose amino-acid sequence MKIGMSLPQLGQQASAESLIAVARRAEELGYDSLWVLERLLWPLNPQEPYPAAPDGKLPEAYQTVLDPIETLTFVAAHTSTIELGTSVLVLGYHTPIQLARRLATLDLLSKGRALVGFGVGWSRDEFQAAGTPFERRGARADEFLEALLALWTKDPVAFDGNYYHIPESKVGPKPVQKPHPPIYIAGFGPYTFERAVKYGQGWNPSGMPSFEWLEGMIKQFHETAERAGREPMEVVFRAFTMVFEQSVPERHPMMGTLAEIKEDIQRLRDIGVTHLIHSPTAIGFDPSATTDDALALIERLLEISR is encoded by the coding sequence ATGAAAATCGGAATGTCGTTGCCGCAACTGGGGCAGCAGGCGTCGGCTGAAAGCCTGATCGCCGTCGCCCGCCGCGCCGAAGAACTGGGTTATGATTCGCTGTGGGTGTTGGAGCGCTTGCTCTGGCCGCTCAACCCGCAGGAGCCTTACCCCGCCGCGCCCGACGGCAAGCTGCCCGAAGCTTACCAGACCGTTCTCGACCCCATCGAAACCCTGACTTTCGTCGCCGCCCACACCTCGACCATCGAGCTGGGCACGAGCGTGCTGGTGCTCGGCTATCACACGCCGATCCAACTGGCGCGGCGGCTGGCGACGCTCGATCTGCTGTCGAAGGGCCGCGCCCTGGTCGGCTTCGGCGTCGGCTGGTCGCGTGACGAATTTCAAGCCGCCGGCACGCCGTTCGAGCGGCGCGGGGCGCGCGCTGACGAATTCCTCGAAGCTCTGCTGGCGCTCTGGACAAAAGACCCGGTGGCGTTCGACGGCAACTACTATCACATTCCCGAATCCAAGGTCGGCCCGAAGCCTGTGCAGAAACCGCACCCGCCGATCTACATCGCCGGCTTCGGCCCGTACACCTTCGAGCGCGCCGTCAAATATGGCCAGGGGTGGAACCCTTCGGGCATGCCGTCATTCGAATGGCTCGAAGGCATGATCAAGCAATTTCACGAGACCGCCGAGCGCGCCGGACGCGAGCCGATGGAAGTCGTCTTTCGCGCTTTCACGATGGTCTTCGAGCAGTCCGTCCCTGAGCGCCACCCGATGATGGGCACGCTCGCGGAGATCAAAGAAGACATCCAGCGGCTGCGCGACATCGGCGTCACGCACTTGATTCATTCGCCAACGGCCATCGGCTTCGATCCATCGGCGACGACGGACGACGCCCTCGCCCTGATCGAGCGGTTGCTCGAAATCTCTCGTTAA
- a CDS encoding SdpI family protein — MTIYEDLLVVSDLLLILCGATMYWFSPRLRRNWLLGYGSPRSMANDVAWQSANRFAGMLMSMLALVAMALHVTLLPLINSQDAAQALAAAVVFVLPFFVMLLTEIYLARVFRS, encoded by the coding sequence ATGACGATCTATGAAGACCTTTTAGTTGTCAGCGATCTGTTGCTGATCCTCTGTGGCGCAACCATGTACTGGTTTTCGCCGCGCCTGCGGCGCAACTGGCTGCTCGGCTATGGCTCGCCGCGCTCGATGGCCAACGACGTTGCCTGGCAGTCGGCGAACCGTTTTGCAGGGATGCTGATGAGCATGCTGGCGCTTGTGGCGATGGCGCTGCACGTCACGCTGCTGCCGCTGATTAATAGCCAGGACGCGGCGCAGGCGCTGGCCGCAGCGGTGGTTTTCGTGCTGCCGTTTTTTGTGATGCTGCTTACAGAAATCTACCTCGCTCGCGTCTTCAGAAGCTAG
- a CDS encoding VWA domain-containing protein: protein MLSKRCDQPKSSDARRGRPASCAALLMLVVLLALPGFSAAAPPQEKKTRATQPDKPAAAPPEAEQDDVVTLRADLVVVNVTVTDAAGQYAHGLRAKDFALFEDDAAQTINSFSAEESPFAAAILIDMSGSMEYKFGQVRGAAAAFIDHIRDDDQVAVYGFNNKVRQVQDFTNLRDIADAIWDTKAEDRTRLYDCMDEAVAALAARSEKRRAILLISDGWDNLSSKATFESAMKRALAAGIVVYTIDLIDDNTLMGSTQEALMLRHGRGELKEFAAQTGGRYVHTPQGNDLESAFTNIVDELRNQYTLSFYPTNKKHDGRWRRLTVTARGKALNVRARRGYYAPKS from the coding sequence ATGTTGAGCAAGCGCTGCGACCAGCCGAAATCATCAGACGCCCGGCGCGGGCGACCGGCAAGCTGCGCCGCATTGCTGATGCTCGTCGTGCTGCTGGCGCTGCCAGGCTTTAGCGCCGCCGCGCCGCCGCAAGAGAAGAAGACCCGCGCGACTCAACCGGATAAGCCCGCCGCCGCGCCGCCCGAAGCCGAACAGGATGACGTGGTGACGCTGCGCGCCGACCTCGTCGTCGTCAACGTCACGGTGACCGACGCCGCCGGCCAGTACGCGCACGGCCTCAGGGCTAAAGATTTCGCGCTCTTTGAAGACGACGCGGCGCAGACGATCAATTCGTTTTCCGCCGAAGAGTCGCCGTTTGCCGCCGCCATCCTGATCGATATGAGCGGCAGCATGGAATACAAGTTCGGCCAGGTGCGCGGCGCCGCGGCGGCGTTCATCGATCACATCCGCGACGACGATCAAGTGGCGGTCTACGGCTTCAACAACAAGGTGCGGCAGGTTCAGGACTTCACCAACTTGCGCGACATCGCCGACGCCATATGGGATACGAAAGCCGAAGACCGTACGCGCCTCTACGACTGCATGGACGAAGCGGTGGCGGCGCTCGCGGCGCGCTCGGAAAAACGCCGCGCCATCCTGCTGATCTCGGACGGCTGGGATAATCTAAGCTCGAAGGCGACCTTCGAGTCGGCCATGAAGCGGGCGCTGGCCGCGGGCATCGTCGTCTACACCATCGATCTGATTGACGACAACACGCTGATGGGCAGCACGCAGGAAGCGCTGATGCTGCGGCACGGGCGCGGCGAGCTGAAAGAGTTCGCGGCGCAGACCGGCGGGCGCTACGTCCACACGCCGCAGGGCAACGACCTCGAATCGGCTTTTACCAACATCGTTGACGAGCTGCGTAATCAATACACCCTGAGCTTCTACCCGACGAACAAGAAACACGATGGACGCTGGCGACGCTTGACGGTCACGGCGCGCGGCAAAGCGCTCAACGTGCGCGCCCGCCGTGGCTATTACGCGCCGAAATCCTGA